A window from Chrysemys picta bellii isolate R12L10 chromosome 2, ASM1138683v2, whole genome shotgun sequence encodes these proteins:
- the C2H7orf78 gene encoding uncharacterized protein C2H7orf78: MLTTSYKGRQPTFSFERQIKFSACLDLAFAQNQSFVQQLRATPQRDIWQKQPPDFSYKFYKSSRPSRKPLEKEKEDLKKANSTETKQQLPKIKTSQFHTASERKKELPKIVTRFPHVGSYEVDIMFVENGKYKTGIYQDPKPHDFRQYETNIPDFVTSYSRDPFNLKFKSQHLNAIHGLQPLKDKQKDTKGRFITYKPCECKWESRLILPKNPWPPKSASFTRHRRRRGAHTAFLDRVDEKLCTIWQEEACQPK; this comes from the exons ATGCTCACCACTAGCTACAAAGGCAGACAGCCCACCTTCTCTTTTGAAAGACAAATCAAATTTTCTGCATGCCTGGATTTGGCCTTTGCACAGAATCAAAGTTTTGTGCAGCAGCTCCGAGCCACCCCGCAGAGAGATATATGGCAAAAGCAGCCTCCTGATTTTAGCTACAAATTCTATAAATCTTCTAGGCCTTCACGAAAACCactagaaaaggaaaaggaagatttGAAGAAGGCCAATAGCACTGAGACTAAGCAACAGCTGCCAAAGATAAAGACCAGCCAGTTCCACACTGCTTCGGAAAGGAAGAAAGAGTTGCCCAAGATTGTCACAAGGTTTCCACACGTGGGCTCATATGAAGTGGATATAATGTTTGTGGAGAATGGAAAATATAAGACTGGCATATACCAAGATCCCAAACCACATGATTTTAGGCAG TATGAAACTAATATACCAGACTTTGTGACAAGTTACTCCAGAGACCCTTTCAATTTAAAGTTCAAATCTCAACATTTAAATGCAA TTCATGGACTTCAGCCATTGAAAGACAAGCAAAAGGACACCAAGGGGAGATTCATTACTTACAAGCCTTGTGAATGCAAATGGGAATCCAGGCTAATTCTGCCAAAGAACCCTTGGCCACCGAAGTCTGCTTCATTTACG AGACACAGAAGGCGACGTGGTGCCCACACGGCGTTCCTAGATCGTGTGGATGAAAAGCTATGTACAATATGGCAGGAGGAA GCCTGCCAGCCCAAATAG